The region CCGCGGTTGGGGAGACGTCGTCCTCTTCGCCGCGTGCACCGCCGCCCGGATCGGCGAGGTGTCCGGATGCCGCGTCGGTGACCTCGACACCGCCAGTGGATCTGGACCGTACGGCGTCAGACCACACCCGCACCCGGCGGGCTGACCGACAAGGGCAAGCGGGCCCGCAAGGTTCCCATCGTCGAAGAGATCCGCCCCCTCGTCGCCCAGCGCATCCTGTCTGCCGGCCCCGATCCCGATGCCCGCCTCTTCACCGGCCCGCGCGGCGGACGCATCTCCACCGCCGTCCCGCGCGACGCCACCCATTGGGACCACGTGGTAACCAAGCTCGGCTACCAGCACCTGCGCCGCCACGACCTCCGGCACACGGGACTGACCTGGTTCGCCGACGCGGGAGTGCAGGTCCATGTCCTGCGCCGGATCGCCGACCAGGGTCGCTGACCACCACCCAGCGCTACCTCCACCCGGACGTACACAAGATCACAGCCGCAGGCGCAGCACTCTCCGCGCACCTCAGCGTGCTCCGCGCACCACGCTCCCTGCCGAGCCCGATCGTCATGACCCGCTGACGCCGGTCAAGGACCCTGGCTCCAACTGGTCCCCAAGAATAGCCAAGGGCCGGTTTCGGATGCCTCCGAAACCGGCCCTCACCTGCGACTGTCTCCAGTCGGGACGACAGGATTTGAACCTGCGACCCCTTGACCCCCAGTCAAGTGCGCTACCAAGCTGCGCCACGTCCCGATGCGGTCTGACCTGGGCTTTCCCCTGGTTGAACGCGCATGGAAACAATACCGCACTCGGGTCGATGGTCGCGCACTCCTTTATTCGCACGTCCGCCACTTGACCTCAAGTTTGATTGAGGTCGCAGGATCGTCCCCATGACAGCCACAACCACGCACGCCGACCTGTCCGGGACACGCGACTCACACGACGCACCCGACCGGTACGGCACCCACGGACACGCCGAGCTGCCCGGGCTCATGGGGCTGATGACCGGCGACGAGAAGCACGGGCCTGCGGCGACCTCCACCCTGGATGTGCTCTGGGTCCTCTACGACCGGGTCCTGCGGGTGGGCCCGGACCGGATGACGGACCCGGAGCGTGACCGGTTCCTGCTGTCCAAGGGACACGGGCCCATGGCGTACTACGCGGTCCTCGCCGCCAAGGGCTTCCTGCCCGTGGACTGGCTGCCGGGCTTCGGCTCGTACGACTCACCGCTGGGCCACCACCCCGACCGGGTGCTGGTACCCGGGGCCGAGATCGGCAGCGGTTCGCTCGGGCACGGTCTGCCGATCGCCGTCGGTACGGCGCTGGGGCTGCGCGCCCAGCGGCTCGACAGGCCCGCGGTGTGGGTGCTGGTCGGCGACGCCGAACTGGACGAGGGCAGCAACCACGAGGCGATCGCCTTCGCCGGTCCCGCCGGCCTCGAACGCCTGCACACCGTCGTCGTCGACAACTCGTCCGCCAGCCACGCCAGGCCCGGTGGCATCGCCGCCCGTTTCGAGGCCGCGGGCTGGTCCACGTCCACGGTCGACGGCCGTGACCACGAGGCCCTGTACACCGCCTTCACCACGCCGGACCCCGGTCGCCCGCACGCGGTCGTGGCACGGGTCGAACCGAAGTCCGGCTGACCCGGCACAGCCCCGACCCGGTCCGGCTTTTCCGACCGTTCTCACCGATCTGATCTCACCGATCTGAAGGGATCCACTCCCCCATGGACACCATGCGTGACCGCTTCGCCCCCGTCCTGACCAGGCTGCTCGACGACGACCCACGCGTCGCCGTCGTCCTGGCCGAGATCGGCGCGGACGCGTTCGCCCGGGCGCGGGCCCGGCATCCCGACCGGGTGATCAACGTGGGCATCCGTGAGCAGCTTCTCGTCGGCGCGGGCGCCGGCCTGGCGCTCACCGGTATGCGCCCGGTCGTGCACACGTTCGCGAGCTTCCTCGTGGAGCGCCCCTTCGAGCAGGTCAAACTCGACCTCGGTCACCAGGACGTCGGCGCCGTGCTGGTGAGCGCCGCCGGCTCCTTCGACTGGCCGGCGGGCGGTTTCACGCATATGGCACCCGGTGACGTGGCCCTTCTCGACACCCTGGACGGCTGGACCGTCCATGTGCCGGGGCACCCCGACGAGGCCGAGACGCTGCTGCGGCACGCGGTCGCCGCGGGCGACGACAAGGTGTACGTCCGGCTGTCGGCGCAGTCCAACGCGGACGGGCGCGCGGTCGACGGCGTACGGTTCCTCACCGTCCGCGAGGGCCGCTCCGGCGTCGTGATCGCCGTCGGACCGATGCTCGACACCGTGCTCGCCGCCACGGAAGGGCTCGACGTCACCGTCCTGTACGCGACGACCGTACGGCCCTTCGACACCGCCGCCCTGCGCCGGGCCACAGAGGCGGCCAGCACCGACGTCGTCCTCGTCGAGCCGTACCTCGCGGGTACGTCGACCGCCGTCGTGAACGACGCGCTCCCCGATATGCCGCACCGGGTGCTGGGCCTGGGCGTCGGCCGCCGCGAACTCCGCAGGTACGGGGACATCGACGAGCACGTCGCCGCGCACGGGCTCGACGCACGGACGCTCCGGGAGCGGATCCAGGGGTTCGTGGCCTGAGCCCGCCCTCCGGGTTCAGTCGGCACCCGGCGCCCCCAACTCCGGGTAGGCGTCCAGCAGTCGGGGCGGGGCCGCCTGGCGCCAGGAGTCGGTGAGGATGTCCCGCAGTTCGCCCTCGTCCTCCAAAGCTGCAAGGCGCACTCTCACCCAGGCGAAGCCCGCCTCGTGGTCGGCGATCCAGAACTTCTCCGGCTCGGCCAGGACCAGTTCGTCGCGCTCCTCCTTCGGACAGCGCACGGCGATGGAGGTCTCCTCCTCGGGCAGCGTGGCGAACATCTTCCCCGCCACCCGGAACGTGGGCATGCTCCAGGCGATCTTCTCCGAGGTGTCCGGCAGGGAGAGGGAGATACGGCGTACGTCTTCGGCTTCCGACATGCAACGCACCGTAGCCAATGCCACTGACAATCACTCGCGCTCCCCTGGCGAGAGGGCCCGTTCCCCCTGCCGGACGGCGCGCCTACGCCTGCGCGGCGGCGCCGAGTGCCTCCAGTACCGGCCGGATCAGAGGGTGTTCCTCCGCTCCCCTGCGCACGGCCGCGAAGACCCTCCGGGTGGGGGCCACCCCGTCGACCGGGCGCACGACCACCCCCGTCAGCTCCATGCCGCGCAGCGCCGAACGCGGTACGAGAGCCACGCCGGCGTCGGCCGAGGCGAGGGCCACGACCGCCCGAAAGTCGTCGGAGGAGTGTTCGAGGCGGGGCCGGAAACCCGCGTTCTCGCAGGCCAGGACGACGACCTCATGGCAGGGATTGCCGGGGTACGGCCCGATCCACACATCCTTGGCCAACTCGGCGAGCGGCACCTCGCGGGCGTCGGCGAGACGGTGACCGACCGGGACGACCGCGTCGAAGGGCTCGGCGTAGAGCGGGACGTGGGTGAGACGGGGGTCGTCGGCGGGCGGCGCCCCCCGGTACTCGACGGCCACCGCGACGTCGACCTGCCGGTCGAGCACCATCGGCAGGCTGGCGTCACCCTCGGCATCCTGGACGCGGACCCGGATGCCGGGGGCGGTCCCGGCCAGGCGGGCCAGGGCGGGGGCGACGACCAGGGCGATGCCGGTCGCGAAGGCGGCGACGGTGACCGTACCGGCGGCACCGGAGTCGTACGCGGCCAACTCCGCCTCCGCCCGCTCCAGTTGGGCGAGGACCATATGGGTGTGCGCGAGCAGGATCTCGCCGGCCGGGGTCAGCCGTACGCCCTTGGCGCCGCGCTCCACGAGCCGGTGGCCGGTCTCCTGCTCCAGGGCGGCCAGCTGCTGGGAGACGGCGGAGGGGGTGAGATACAACGCGGCGGCAGCCGCCGTCACCGTGCGGTGGTCGGCCACCGCACGCAGGATGTGGAGCCGCCGCGCTTCGATCATGCAGTCGATTATCCAGCAAGTCCGGGACGGTATGCCCTGAACGGTCCCGGTCCGGTCAGCCGGCCGGCTCAGACCGCCAGCTCTGCCCGGGCGGCGACGAAGGCGTCGACGGCACGGTTCACGTCCTCGGTGGAGTGTCCGGCGGAGAGCTGGACACGGATCCGGGCCTTCCCCTGCGGCACGACCGGGTACGAGAACCCGATCACGTACACACCACGCTCCAGCAGCAGCTCCGCCAGCCGGCCGGCCTTCGTGGCGTCACCGATCATCACGGGCGCGATGGCGTGGTCGCCCGGGAGGAGGTCGAAACCCTCGTCGGTCATCCGGCGGCGGAACAGGGCGGTGTTCTCGGCCAGCCGGATCCGCAGGTCGTCCGCCGACTCCAGCAGGTCGAGCACCTTCAGCGAGGCGGCGGCGATCACCGGGGCAAGCGTGTTCGAGAAGAGGTACGGCCGGGAGCGCTGCCGCAGCAGCGCGACGATCTCGGCGCGCGCGGCCACATATCCCCCGGACGCACCGCCCAGCGCCTTGCCCAGCGTGCCGGTGACGATGTCCACGCGGTCCATGACGCCGTGCAGTTCAGGGGTGCCCCGGCCGCCGGGGCCGACGAAGCCGACGGCGTGCGAGTCGTCGACCATGACCATCGCGTCGTGGCGCTCGGCGAGGTCGCAGATCTCGTGCAACGGGGCCACGTAGCCGTCCATGGAGAACACGCCGTCGGTGACGATCAGCTTCCGGCGCGCGCCGCCCTCCGTGGCCTCCTTCAGCTGTCGTTCCAGGTCGGCCATGTCGCGGTTGGCGTACCGGAAGCGGCGGGCCTTGGACAGGCGGATGCCGTCGATGATCGAGGCGTGGTTGAGGGCGTCGGAGATCACCGCGTCCTCGGCGTCGAGGAGGGTCTCGAAGACGCCGCCGTTGGCGTCGAAGCAGGAGGAGTAGAGGATCGTGTCCTCCTGCCCGAGGAACGCCGACAGCCGGGCCTCCAGCTCCTTGTGCACCTCCTGCGTACCGCAGATGAAGCGCACGGAGGCCATGCCGTAGCCCCAGCGGTCGAGGGCCTCGTGGGCGGCGGCGACCACCTCGGGATGGTCGGCGAGGCCGAGGTAGTTGTTGGCACAGAAGTTGAGCACCTCGCCGGGGCGCCCGCCCGCGGTCACGGAGACGGTCGCGGACTGCGGGCCGCCGATGACCCGCTCGGGCTTGTGCAGACCGGCGGCGCGGATCTCGTCGAGGGTGGCGCGCAGGTCGTCGCGCACGGAGTCGAACATGACAGAAGCTCCTGAAGAGGTGAGGGAGTTACGTGGTCCAGTCGAGGATGACCTTGCCGCCCCGGCCGCTCGCCGCGTCCGCGAACGCGGCCTCGTGGTCGCGGTGGTCGTACCGCCCGGTGATGACCGGGGAGAGGTCGAGGCCCCCCTCCAGGAGCACCGACATCGCGTACCAGGTCTCGAACATCTCACGACCGTAGATGCCCTTGATGGTGATCATCGAGGTGACGATCCGGGACCAGTCGACCGGGAACTCCTCGGACGGCAGGCCGAGCATGGCGATCCGCCCGCCGTGCGTCATGTTGGCGATCATGTCGCGCATCGCCTCGGGACGGCCGGACATCTCCAGGCCGATGTCGAAGCCCTCGCGCAGTCCGAGGACGCGCTGACCGTCGGCGACGGTCGCGCCGGAGACGTTCAGCGCCAGGCTCGCGCCGACCTTGCGGGCCAGTTCGAGCCGTTCCTCGCTGACGTCGGTGACGACCACGTTCCGCGCCCCGGCGTGCCGGGCCACCGCCGCCGCCATCAGGCCGATCGGGCCGGCCCCGGTGATCAGGACGTCCTCGCCCACCAGGGGGAAGGACAGCGCGGTGTGCACGGCGTTGCCGAACGGGTCGAAGATCGCCGCCACGTCGAGGTCGACGGGCACCCGGTGCACCCACACGTTGGCGGCGGGCAGCACCACGTACTCGGCGAAGGCCCCGTCCCGCCCGACGCCGAGCCCCACCGTGGCCCGGCACAGGTGGCGGCGCCCGGCGAGGCAGTTGCGGCATCGGCCGCACACGAGGTGCCCCTCGCCGCTGACCCGGTCGCCGACGCCGATGTCGGGGACGTCGCGTCCGGTCTCGACGACCTCGCCGACGAACTCGTGCCCGAGCACCAGCGGCGTACGGATCGCCTGCCGCGCCCAGCCGTCCCAGGCCCGGATGTGCAGGTCGGTGCCGCAGATCCCGGTTCTGAGCACCTTGATCAGTACGTCACCGGGGCCTACCGCCGGTTCCGGTACGTCCGCGAGCCACAGCCCGGGCTCCGCCTTCTTCTTGACCAGCGCCTTCAACGCAACGGCTCCTGTGGGTAGGACCCCGGGGCAGGGCACGCCGAAAAAGCCCGTGGCGGGGAGAGGGGTGACGTCGACGGCAGGACCGACGAGAACGCGCGTCTGAGATCGCGTGACGAAATCTGCCGTACGACGGCTCCCCGGTCCATCGAGGTTTTCTTAAGCGCCGCCGCAGCTTTCCTTCACGCCGCCGCACCAGGCCGCCCATCGTCGCGAAGGACGACGTCTGGCATATCCCCATTGGCCGGAAGAACCGGAAAGACGACAACCGTCGCCCATCTGTTGATCCGACCGGAACCATCAGCCGTATCCCTTCGGAGAACCGTACGAACCGACAGCTCGGCCGACAACTGAACCGACAGCCGCGCCCCTCAGGGGCCGTAAGGAGCCAGGAACCCGTCATGCCCGCACCGCACTTGGCGCTTCCGCCCAACGACCGGGTCCTGTCGCTGTTCACCGGCTGGACCCGGGCGCACTGGGAGGCGCTCGCAGACCGGCAGCTGGAGGCGCTGGTCCCCTATGCGACGCCGGGTCTCGCGCAGTACCGGCTGCCCGGCAGGAACTCCTCGGCGGGCGTGGTCTCGGACGGACTCGAGGGTTTCGCACGGTCGTTTCTGCTGGCCTCCTTCCGGATCGCGGGAACGGCGGGCGAGGTGGATTCCCGTCTCGTGGAACGCTACGCGCGGGGTCTGACAACGGGCACGGACCGGGACAGCGGCGAGGCGTGGCCCGAACTCACCGACTGTTCCCAGCCGATGACCGAGGCGGCCTCGATCGCCATCGGGCTGCACGAGACCCGTCCGTGGATCTGGGACCGGCTCGACGTGGACGTGCAGGAACGAATCGTCGACTGGCTGTGGGGTTTCGTGGGCCGCCGTACCCGGGACGACAGCGGGCGCCTGTGCCAGGTGGTCACCGAGCAGTTCCTTGCCTCGGTCGGGGCGCCGCACCGCCAGGAGGACATCGACGGCGGCCTCGACCGGATCGACGACTGGTATGTCGGCGGCGGCTGGTACAGCGACGGTGACGGCCGTACGTTCGACTACCACGTGGGCTGGTCCCTGCACCTGTATCCGCTGCTGTGGGGCCGGATGACGGGCGGCGAGGACGGCGGACGCGGCCGGGTCCACCGTCGGCGCCTCACCCAGTTCCTCGCCTCCTATCCGCACTTCTTCGGGGCGGACGGCGCCCCCGTCCACCAGGGCCGCTCCCTGACGTATCGTTTCGCCGCGACCGCTCCCGTCTGGCTGGGCGCGCTGGCCCAGTGCACCCCCCTGGCGCCGGGACTGACCCGGCGGCTGGCCTCCGGCGCGGTGGCGCACTTCGTGGAGCGCGGGGTGCCCGACGAGCGCGGACTGCTGCCGCTGGGCTGGTACGGCACGTTTCTGCCCGCGACCCAGGCGCACTCGGGGCCCGGGTCGCCGTACTGGTCGAGCATGGCCTTCCTGGGCCTGCTGCTGCCCCCGGAGGACCAGGTGTGGACCGCCAGGGAACGCCCGCTGCCCGTCGAGGAGTCCGACCAGTTCACGGCGTTGCCGGGACCGGGCTGGCTGCTGCACGGCACCCGGCACGACGGCATCGTGCGTCTCGTCAACCACGGCAGCGATCGCAACCCGATGGAGGGACCCGCCGACGACGATCCGCACTACGCGAAGTTCGGTTACTCGACGGCCTCCGCACCGGAGACGGGCTCCCTGGCCTGGGAACGCAACGTCGACGGCCACCTGGCGCTCCTCGCCCCCGACGGCACCGCGTCACGTCGGCGCAGAATCCTTCCGCTGCACTGCTCGGGACGGGTCGCCGCCTCCCGGTACGAAGCCGAACTCCCCGGCGTGGAGGGTGAGTTCCGGGTCGAGTCGACGAGTGTGCTGCACGGCTCCTGGGAGATCCGCGTGCACCGCGTGCAGGCACCGGCAGACGCGGCGGTCCGCGAGGGCGGCTACGCGGTGGCCGACACCGCCCTGCCCGAGGCCGAGCGGGGTGACGGCTGGGCCCTGACCCGTACCGCTTCCGGACTGACCAGCGTGGTCGTCGCGCTGCACGGCTGGGACGAGGCCACGGGTGTGGCCCGCGAGGTCGACGCGAACGCCTTCGGCCCGCACTCGGCGACGCCGTACCTCCAGCGCGCGGCGGAATCCCTGGGCGCGAGCAGGCTGTTCGTGACGCTGGTCGCGCTGACCCGGGACGCCGTGCATCCGCAGGCCCTGCGCGAGGCGGTGTCGTGCGCGGTGACGGAGGAGGGCCGCGCACTGATCATGTTCCCGGACGGCGAGACGGTCTCCGTGTGACGGAGACGCCCCTCAGAAAGGGCCTCAGAAGAGGGCCTCAGAGAGGGGCCCCCGGAGCGAGCTGCCCGGCCAGTTCCGCCGCCATCGCCTTGATGGTCTCCAGCCCCGCCCTCCCCCACGGGCGCGGCCCGAAGTCGGCGACGCACACCGTGCCCAGCGCCATGCCCTCGGTGTCGATGAGCGGCGCGCCCAGATAGGAGCGGATGCCGAACTCGTCGACGACCGGGTTGCCCGCGAACCGCGGATAGTCGCGTACGTCCTCCAGGACGAGCGCCTTGCGCCGGACCACCACATGCGGGCAGAACCCGTGGTCGCGCGGCAGCCGTCGGCCCACCCGCGGCTTCACCTCGTCGGAGTCGCCCCCGGCGGCACGACCGGTGCCGGCCTCGGCAGGAACATGGAGCCCGGCGAAGAACTGCCGTTCCTCACCGATGAAGTTGACCATCGCGTACGGCGCGCCGACGAGGTCCGCGAGACGGTCCGCGAAGGCGTCGAGGGCCGGCTCGGGCCGTTCCCCGAAGCCCAGTCCACGCAGTCGCCGGGTGCGGGCCGGGGCCTCGTTGTCCTCGGGGGTCAGCAGCAGACGACCTGCCGGGCGTGGCGGGTCGTAGCTCATGGGCGGGCTCCCTCACTGTGGGCGCTGGATGCCGGGGCGGGCGCGTGGGCGAGCAGGTGCCGTACGAGGGTGAGCAGGGTCTGCACCCCCGAACTGGAGATCCGGGCGTCGCAGCGCACGATCGGGATCTCGGGATCGAGGTCGATGGCGGCGCGTACCTCCTCGGGGTCGTAGCGGTACGAGCCGTCGAACTCGTTGATCGCGACGATGAAGCCGAGACCGCGCTGTTCGAAGAAGTCGACGGCCGCGAAGCAGTCCTCCAGGCGCCGGGTGTCGGCGAGGATCACCGCGCCGAGCGCGCCTTCGGAGAGTTCGTCCCACATGAACCAGAACCGCTCCTGTCCGGGTGTGCCGAACAGATAGAGGACGTGTTGCGGGTCCAGGGTGATGCGGCCGAAGTCCATCGCCACGGTGGTCTCGACCTTGTTCTCGATACCTTCGAGACTGTCGGTCGAGGCGCTCACCGTGGTGAGCAGTTCCTCCGTGCTGAGCGGCGCGATCTCGCTCACCGCACCGACAAGGGTCGTCTTACCGACTCCGAACCCTCCGGCCACCAGGATCTTCAACGCGGTGGGGAAGGGATCAGAGCTGTCGTCGTAGTCCATCGAGCACTGCCTCCAGAAGAGACCGGTCAGTGGGGTTGTGGTAGAACTCGGGCGGTTTGGTGGTGAGTGCCCCGCAGTCGACGAGGTCGGACAGCAGCACCTTGGTGACCGCCGCCGGCAACTTCAGCTGCGCGGCCATCTCGGCGACCGAGACGGGCCTGCGGCACAGGTCGAGAGCCTGCGCGTGCTCGGGGCCGAGATAGCCGAGAGGTGTCGCCCCGGTGGCCATCACCTGGGACATGAGGTCGAGGGCGGTGCTCGGCCGGGTCCGGCCGTTGCTGACGGTGTAGGGGCGCACGAGCCGTCCGGCCGCGTCGTCGAGCCAGGGCCCGTCGCCGGCCGCCGTCACGCTCAAGGCCTCATCACCGAGGGTTCGGCCGCCTGCCGGGGCGCGGTCATCAGATACGGACGGACGCTCTTGACCAGCATCGCCATCTCGTAGCCGAGGACCGCGGCATCGGCCTCACGGCCTGCCAGCACGGCGAGACAGGTGCCGGAGCCCGCGGTGGTGACGAACAGCAGGGTCGAGTCGAGTTCGACGACGACCTGCCGCACCTCACCGCCGTCCCCGAACCGGATGCCCGCGCTGCGTCCGAGGGAGTAGAGACCGGAGGCCAGGGCGGCCATGTGGTCGGCACTGTCCGGGTCGAGTCCGTGCACGGACTTGACGAGTCCGTCGCAGGACAGGAGTACCGCGCTCGTGGTGTGCGGCACGCGCTGGACGAGGCCGCTCATCAGCCAGTCGAGATCGGATACATGGCCGGTCGGCACATCGCTCGCCATGGTGGATCGACTCCTTGGGGTACGAAGGTCTGCGGGAGCGCGGGGGGTGGGGGTGGGCGTGGGGGCAGGGGTGGTGCTGCGGAGGGTGGTCATCCGGCCGGTGCGCTCCCGTCGTGCCGGGCAGTGAGGTCCAGGTCGTGTCCGGGCGCGCGCAGCCGGTGCGCCTCGGGTATCGGGGACGTGTCCGGCGGCGGTACGTCCATGGCGTCCAGGGGAGACGCGGCGGCATCGGTACGGTCCTCGACCGGGCCTGTCGGAGGGAGGCCCGGTCCGGTCGGCCGCGCGGAGATCCGCTCCATGAACACCGGCTCCGTCGGCACTGGCTCCACGGGCAGGGGCTCCATCGACGCCGGTTCGACGGCGGCCGGGTGGACGGGTTCC is a window of Streptomyces sp. B21-083 DNA encoding:
- a CDS encoding roadblock/LC7 domain-containing protein produces the protein MASDVPTGHVSDLDWLMSGLVQRVPHTTSAVLLSCDGLVKSVHGLDPDSADHMAALASGLYSLGRSAGIRFGDGGEVRQVVVELDSTLLFVTTAGSGTCLAVLAGREADAAVLGYEMAMLVKSVRPYLMTAPRQAAEPSVMRP
- a CDS encoding transketolase, with protein sequence MTATTTHADLSGTRDSHDAPDRYGTHGHAELPGLMGLMTGDEKHGPAATSTLDVLWVLYDRVLRVGPDRMTDPERDRFLLSKGHGPMAYYAVLAAKGFLPVDWLPGFGSYDSPLGHHPDRVLVPGAEIGSGSLGHGLPIAVGTALGLRAQRLDRPAVWVLVGDAELDEGSNHEAIAFAGPAGLERLHTVVVDNSSASHARPGGIAARFEAAGWSTSTVDGRDHEALYTAFTTPDPGRPHAVVARVEPKSG
- the tdh gene encoding L-threonine 3-dehydrogenase, encoding MKALVKKKAEPGLWLADVPEPAVGPGDVLIKVLRTGICGTDLHIRAWDGWARQAIRTPLVLGHEFVGEVVETGRDVPDIGVGDRVSGEGHLVCGRCRNCLAGRRHLCRATVGLGVGRDGAFAEYVVLPAANVWVHRVPVDLDVAAIFDPFGNAVHTALSFPLVGEDVLITGAGPIGLMAAAVARHAGARNVVVTDVSEERLELARKVGASLALNVSGATVADGQRVLGLREGFDIGLEMSGRPEAMRDMIANMTHGGRIAMLGLPSEEFPVDWSRIVTSMITIKGIYGREMFETWYAMSVLLEGGLDLSPVITGRYDHRDHEAAFADAASGRGGKVILDWTT
- a CDS encoding transketolase family protein, with amino-acid sequence MDTMRDRFAPVLTRLLDDDPRVAVVLAEIGADAFARARARHPDRVINVGIREQLLVGAGAGLALTGMRPVVHTFASFLVERPFEQVKLDLGHQDVGAVLVSAAGSFDWPAGGFTHMAPGDVALLDTLDGWTVHVPGHPDEAETLLRHAVAAGDDKVYVRLSAQSNADGRAVDGVRFLTVREGRSGVVIAVGPMLDTVLAATEGLDVTVLYATTVRPFDTAALRRATEAASTDVVLVEPYLAGTSTAVVNDALPDMPHRVLGLGVGRRELRRYGDIDEHVAAHGLDARTLRERIQGFVA
- a CDS encoding DUF2264 domain-containing protein — encoded protein: MPAPHLALPPNDRVLSLFTGWTRAHWEALADRQLEALVPYATPGLAQYRLPGRNSSAGVVSDGLEGFARSFLLASFRIAGTAGEVDSRLVERYARGLTTGTDRDSGEAWPELTDCSQPMTEAASIAIGLHETRPWIWDRLDVDVQERIVDWLWGFVGRRTRDDSGRLCQVVTEQFLASVGAPHRQEDIDGGLDRIDDWYVGGGWYSDGDGRTFDYHVGWSLHLYPLLWGRMTGGEDGGRGRVHRRRLTQFLASYPHFFGADGAPVHQGRSLTYRFAATAPVWLGALAQCTPLAPGLTRRLASGAVAHFVERGVPDERGLLPLGWYGTFLPATQAHSGPGSPYWSSMAFLGLLLPPEDQVWTARERPLPVEESDQFTALPGPGWLLHGTRHDGIVRLVNHGSDRNPMEGPADDDPHYAKFGYSTASAPETGSLAWERNVDGHLALLAPDGTASRRRRILPLHCSGRVAASRYEAELPGVEGEFRVESTSVLHGSWEIRVHRVQAPADAAVREGGYAVADTALPEAERGDGWALTRTASGLTSVVVALHGWDEATGVAREVDANAFGPHSATPYLQRAAESLGASRLFVTLVALTRDAVHPQALREAVSCAVTEEGRALIMFPDGETVSV
- a CDS encoding GAF domain-containing protein produces the protein MSYDPPRPAGRLLLTPEDNEAPARTRRLRGLGFGERPEPALDAFADRLADLVGAPYAMVNFIGEERQFFAGLHVPAEAGTGRAAGGDSDEVKPRVGRRLPRDHGFCPHVVVRRKALVLEDVRDYPRFAGNPVVDEFGIRSYLGAPLIDTEGMALGTVCVADFGPRPWGRAGLETIKAMAAELAGQLAPGAPL
- a CDS encoding glycine C-acetyltransferase, with amino-acid sequence MFDSVRDDLRATLDEIRAAGLHKPERVIGGPQSATVSVTAGGRPGEVLNFCANNYLGLADHPEVVAAAHEALDRWGYGMASVRFICGTQEVHKELEARLSAFLGQEDTILYSSCFDANGGVFETLLDAEDAVISDALNHASIIDGIRLSKARRFRYANRDMADLERQLKEATEGGARRKLIVTDGVFSMDGYVAPLHEICDLAERHDAMVMVDDSHAVGFVGPGGRGTPELHGVMDRVDIVTGTLGKALGGASGGYVAARAEIVALLRQRSRPYLFSNTLAPVIAAASLKVLDLLESADDLRIRLAENTALFRRRMTDEGFDLLPGDHAIAPVMIGDATKAGRLAELLLERGVYVIGFSYPVVPQGKARIRVQLSAGHSTEDVNRAVDAFVAARAELAV
- a CDS encoding LysR family transcriptional regulator, whose protein sequence is MIEARRLHILRAVADHRTVTAAAAALYLTPSAVSQQLAALEQETGHRLVERGAKGVRLTPAGEILLAHTHMVLAQLERAEAELAAYDSGAAGTVTVAAFATGIALVVAPALARLAGTAPGIRVRVQDAEGDASLPMVLDRQVDVAVAVEYRGAPPADDPRLTHVPLYAEPFDAVVPVGHRLADAREVPLAELAKDVWIGPYPGNPCHEVVVLACENAGFRPRLEHSSDDFRAVVALASADAGVALVPRSALRGMELTGVVVRPVDGVAPTRRVFAAVRRGAEEHPLIRPVLEALGAAAQA
- a CDS encoding GTP-binding protein, which translates into the protein MDYDDSSDPFPTALKILVAGGFGVGKTTLVGAVSEIAPLSTEELLTTVSASTDSLEGIENKVETTVAMDFGRITLDPQHVLYLFGTPGQERFWFMWDELSEGALGAVILADTRRLEDCFAAVDFFEQRGLGFIVAINEFDGSYRYDPEEVRAAIDLDPEIPIVRCDARISSSGVQTLLTLVRHLLAHAPAPASSAHSEGARP
- a CDS encoding DUF742 domain-containing protein encodes the protein MTAAGDGPWLDDAAGRLVRPYTVSNGRTRPSTALDLMSQVMATGATPLGYLGPEHAQALDLCRRPVSVAEMAAQLKLPAAVTKVLLSDLVDCGALTTKPPEFYHNPTDRSLLEAVLDGLRRQL
- a CDS encoding MmcQ/YjbR family DNA-binding protein, translated to MSEAEDVRRISLSLPDTSEKIAWSMPTFRVAGKMFATLPEEETSIAVRCPKEERDELVLAEPEKFWIADHEAGFAWVRVRLAALEDEGELRDILTDSWRQAAPPRLLDAYPELGAPGAD